From the genome of Lepidochelys kempii isolate rLepKem1 chromosome 17, rLepKem1.hap2, whole genome shotgun sequence, one region includes:
- the LOC140899523 gene encoding C-C motif chemokine 4-like — MKVSVAALTVLLIAAFCSLASSAPIGSDPPTACCFSYTAWQIPRNFVKDYYSTSSMCSQPGTVFITKKGRELCANPSESWVQEYMNDLELN, encoded by the exons ATGAAGGTCTCGGTGGCTGCCCTCACCGTTCTCCTCATCGCTGCCTTCTGCTCCCTGGCCTCCTCCGCACCAA TTGGCTCTGACCCCCCGACTGCCTGCTGCTTCTCCTACACAGCCTGGCAGATCCCCCGCAACTTCGTGAAGGATTATTACAGCACCAGCAGCATGTGCTCCCAGCCGGGCACAGT gttCATCACGAAGAAGGGCCGTGAACTCTGTGCCAACCCCAGTGAATCCTGGGTTCAAGAGTACATGAATGACTTGGAACTGAACTGA